From one Lycium ferocissimum isolate CSIRO_LF1 chromosome 7, AGI_CSIRO_Lferr_CH_V1, whole genome shotgun sequence genomic stretch:
- the LOC132062449 gene encoding uncharacterized protein LOC132062449 — MEEPNQVESISAKAWIENNFGKQLNDKWKILSQQVSKVNPGTPVRDEREHDSEETGDTLLNKNLEKGLEEDKSDEIEAQVDHNCQEEKDLTQNIDDIAQEAYLSPRSVQKLKQATNKQKPIRNTSVLAAEVSTRRKETSLFYTIEKYRRKLGYQNCKVNCSGKIWIFWTDECLGVVISESEQQVTLQLTHPSLNQSMLVSLVYAKCDRDEREVLWESMVELVNQHDLPWLIEGDFNIIVFDEEKQGGLPVSSNETLDFSNCIQSCGLIDVGFSGSKFTWWNGRTEEDCIFKRLDRILVNQQVLDIMPSTIVTHMIRHGSDHAPLHLKYNNNAHHIIKSFKFLNFWTNPHTFMEVVKENWTADLCGNPFYIATIEDTIKVKELQFETNASRENRMLLHQAQAELTKFLHLEEEYWKQKAGMKWFNDGDRNTKFFHSYVRGRRNKLALKRIQDPNGTWLENEADIGYEAIRFFESQFSKENSRADYAFLKNIPKLITEEQQKNMEELPSESEVKEVVLSLNGANRFTGHFYQKCWEIIKIDVVQIGRALFFGYEIPQFITHTNLVLLPKNEVINNFNDMRPISLSSFSNKILSKVLHNRLAKGRSIAVLLAQEIIRDINLRAKHANVVIKFYMAKAYDRSSRRVKHGDPLSPTLFIIVAEALTRSLNKLHEKPRFISYGMPKWSPQINHLSYVDDTILFFSGDGYSLKKMMKRLRKHEKASGQLVNTDKSCYYTHHKLGFKENIEDLAELVRIRCGRSLWRSYMLNKYCKKWHPTMAVDRGGSHTWKKMITPDAAREEEIKVRQFVKDGEWNMELLIVSLDQELA, encoded by the exons ATGGAAGAACCAAATCAGGTGGAGAGTATATCAGCAAAAGCATGGATTGAGAATAACTTTGGTAAACAACTCAATGATAAATGGAAGATTTTGTCTCAACAGGTGTCTAAGGTTAACCCAGGTACTCCAGTTAGAGATGAGAGGGAACATGATTCAGAAGAAACTGGTGACACCTTACTTAACAAAAACTTGGAGAAAGGTTTGGAAGAAGATAAATCAG ATGAGATAGAAGCACAAGTTGATCATAATTGCCAAGAAGAGAAAGATTTGACTCAGAACATTGACGATATAGCACAGGAGGCATATTTATCTCCTagaagtgtacaaaaattgaAGCAGGCAACAAATAAGCAAAAACCTATCAGAAATACCAGTGTTCTAGCGGCAGAAGTTTCCACTAGGAGGA AGGAGACATCATTATTCTATACTATTGAAAAGTATAGAAGGAAGTTAGGCTATCAGAATTGCAAGGTGAACTGTTCAGGAAAGATTTGGATCTTTTGGACAGATGAATGTCTTGGTGTAGTTATCTCTGAATCAGAACAACAAGTTACTCTGCAACTGACTCACCCATCCTTGAATCAATCAATGCTGGTGTCACTAGTTTATGCTAAATGTGATAGAGATGAGAGGGAAGTGTTGTGGGAATCTATGGTAGAGTTAGTAAATCAGCATGACCTTCCTTGGTTAATAGAAGGGGATTTTAATATCATAGTCTTTGATGAGGAGAAACAAGGTGGTCTTCCAGTCTCATCCAATGAGACATTAGATTTTTCTAATTGTATACAAAGTTGTGGTTTGATTGATGTAGGATTCTCTGGAAGCAAATTCACCTGGTGGAATGGGAGGACTGAAGAAGATTGCATATTCAAAAGGTTAGATAGGATTTTGGTGAACCAGCAAGTGCTAGACATCATGCCATCCACAATAGTGACTCATATGATCAGACATGGTTCTGATCATGCACCATTACATCTGAAGTATAACAACAATGCACATCATATTATCAAATCTTTTAAGTTTCTTAACTTCTGGACAAATCCTCATACATTTATGGAGGTGGTAAAAGAGAACTGGACTGCTGATTTATGTGGAAATCCATTTTAT ATTGCCACTATTGAAGATACTATAAAAGTGAAGGAGTTGCAGTTTGAAACTAATGCTTCAAGGGAGAATAGAATGCTGCTACATCAAGCACAGGCTGAATTAACCAAATTTTTACACTTGGAGGAAGAGTACTGGAAGCAGAAAGCTGGTATGAAATGGTTCAATGATGGGGATAGAAATACTAAATTCTTCCATTCATATGTGAGGGGCAGGAGGAATAAATTGGCCTTGAAAAGAATACAAGATCCAAATGGTACTTGGTTGGAAAATGAAGCAGATATTGGTTATGAGGCAATCAGGTTCTTCGAGTCACAGTTTAGTAAAGAAAACTCAAGAGCTGATTATGCATTCCTGAAAAATATACCTAAGCTGATTACTGAAGAGCAACAAAAGAATATGGAGGAGTTGCCATCCGAAAGTGAAGTAAAGGAAGTTGTGTTATCACTCAATGGGGCTAATAGATTCACAGGACACTTCTATCAAAAATGTTGGGAGATTATCAAGATAGATGTGGTTCAAATTGGTAGAGCCTTATTTTTTGGTTATGAGATACCACAATTTATCACACATACTAACCTGGTTTTATTGCCAAAGAATGAGGTGATTAATAATTTTAATGATATGAGACCTATCAGTCTCAGCTCCTTCTCCAATAAGATACTGTCAAAAGTGCTACATAATAGATTGGCTAAG GGAAGAAGCATTGCAGTATTACTGGCACAAGAGATCATCAGAGATATCAATTTGAGAGCTAAACATGCTAATGTGGTGATCAAATTTTACATGGCAAAGGCATATGATAG ATCAAGTAGGAGGGTAAAGCATGGTGATCCACTTTCCCCTACACTATTCATTATAGTAGCAGAAGCCTTAACAAGGAGTCTGAATAAGCTGCATGAGAAGCCAAGGTTCATAAGCTATGGAATGCCAAAATGGAGTCCTCAAATCAATCATCtatcatatgttgatgataCAATCCTATTCTTTTCTGGGGATGGATATTCattaaagaaaatgatgaagaggtTGAGGAAGCATGAGAAGGCATCAGGACAACTGGTCAATACTGATAAAAGTTGTTACTATACTCACCATAAG CTTGGAttcaaagaaaatattgaagatcttgcAGAGCTAgtgagaataag ATGTGGAAGAAGCTTATGGAGAAGCTACATGCTGAACAAATACTGCAAGAAATGGCATCCTACTATGGCAGTAGATAGAGGTGGTTCTCACACTTGGAAGAAGATG ATCACTCCTGATGCTGCTAGAGAAGAAGAGATAAAGGTTAGACAGTTTGTGAAGGATGGTGAATGGAACATGGAACTGTTAATAGTTAGTCTAGATCAGGAATTGGCTTAG